Genomic DNA from Telopea speciosissima isolate NSW1024214 ecotype Mountain lineage chromosome 2, Tspe_v1, whole genome shotgun sequence:
GGAAATTTAGAATCAAGGATTCCTTTGTGTTTCGTGGAGTAATCCCTGATCTAAAGACTTGGATTTCTCTCTATTTCATGGAAATCCAACAGCACCAGGCTATTGTGTCTCCAGATATAACAGGTAATTTTGTTGAGTCTTTTTTCATCCATCCTTCCCATTGTATCTCTATCTTCACTGATGTAGGATTATTAAGTAATCTGGCCAAAAGCAATGGGAATAGGTTGCATTGCGGTCAATGAAGTTAATAAATATCTGTTGGATAGCTTCAAATCATTTGGCCCCAGCTCTAGCTTTGGGGGGTGAGGCCCTTGCCTAGAGATTTGGTCTTGAATTGGCTAAGTCAAAGAGTTATCACAAGGTCGCATTGTTCTCAGACTACCAGATATTAATTGAGGATATTATTCATTCTGATCGACTGTCAAACTTGTCGATCTCGTCTGTTGTCTAAGATATCAGGCATCTTTAACAAGGCTTCCACAGTTGTGAGTTTTTCTTTATTCTAAGAAAGTGTAATTTTTGTGCCCATAATATTGCTAAATGGGCTGTTTGTTTTCTTGAGTTTGGTTGGTGGGAGAACTCATATCCTGAGTCGTGTCTATTGTAACCAAAATTTTCCCCCTCGTTGAGGAAGCATAAACCAACCGTCTCCTCCTCCGCGGGGTTTCTgcgtccaaaaaaaaaaaaaaaaagaaaactaaacaaAGGATTATCggccctaaaaaataaaatccaacctataaaaaaataaatacttatAATGAATCAAtgataatgaccaaaataccttttTTAATGCACGAAAAAGAGGTAGCATCttcttttgaaaataaaacaagggcGCAATCATAAGCAGGTTACAATTTCTCAATTCATCACTTTGGTTAAGGCAAGATGCACCCTCCTTAGTCTCTTGGAGTTGCATTTTCACTTCCTTTCCCATTGCTTATTTGTTCCTAGAACTCTTGCCGTCTCCATCAATGATCACATCGACAACTACGCAGGCCCCACCCAtaatgattctctctctctctctctctctctctctctcacacacacacacacacacacacacaaccctgagagctcaacatgtggaagaagcttcagCCAATTGTGTAAACTAGATGtaagatagtttttttttttctttcatctcgagctcagcaccattggatgtcgcatctttcATGTGTTGAGCTCTCAGGCCCACACTGCAATGCACCACCAGATTAGtgcactacagaggatttttttcccgGTAATTTTACAGACCATGGTGTGGTAGTAGAAGGAGGTGAGACATGATTGAGTTCAAGTTGGAATTCATGGGTGCGACTTGAGAGCCCATCACATATCTCTTGTTTTTCCTCTTGATATATAATATATCTTTTATAGCCATGGTGATGCTacagaagaaatgaaaatgggcGATGGGTAGTACGTGGGTATGGAGATGCTCAAACCCACATTCTCCACAACTCCACGACTCCACAACAAATCTCTCTCTACTTAATTTGGCGAGGGTTGATgatcgatgatgatgatgatggtgtgaACAGCACCCAATTGAGAAAGTCTTAAGCATGAGAAGTACATGCAGATCGACTTGGAAGGCTTGGGCCTTGGCTCTTATTTTTTAATCCCTCACCCTAAAGTCAAGCTCCGAGACTCCGGGAATCTTGTGGTGGTGAAGGAGGGTAAgtaaggaaggaagaaaggcaGGAGGCGAGATTAGTACGTTGAACGTACGAGAACAGCTCACAATCGTTCAGATGGAATTCATTCAATTCTGTGGGTACATGAATAGGATCCCAACTCGAAAGGTAAAGAGAGACGTAAGGGATGTTGAATCAAGTCAGATGGGACCCATGAAATTGGAAAGCTGTTCTTCTTAACATACAAGTTTAATTAATAAACTAGTCATTAATTTAGAAAGCTATGGGAGTTTATAAAAACAGCTAGAGAATAGCTTAGCAAAAGAgaaatttaaaaacataaaatcccAAGTCTCAACTGCTCTATTCTACCCTTAGAATCCCATTTAAACACTTTTCATGGCTGCCCATCGTGTGTGATCCATTGAATCATCTGCTGACTTTTCATGCATATAGTCAAGGTTGCCTAGCCTTGCTCCTTTGTGCTTGCTGCAGCCCTTGAAACAATTCTCGTATTTTTTTACTTCTATGACATGTCTACAAAATCATGATTTATTGAACCCACAACAAACTGCAAGTTACAATATCAAGATTGATGCCTAACATGCATTGCCTGATGAAGGCTCAAAACTATCATCATAGATCAAAAGATGCTTAATCTCATGTCATAACCCTCGGTGACAACTAGGACAAGTAAGTTAAATTAAGGTAGATTTTGATATGATAGATCAACTATAAgggagaaatttaaaaaaaaaaaaaaaaacaaaaaaacaaagccaaAGATTGCATGCCTAGTCATGTCCCCTTTAACATGgagttggaaaaatcataaacctGCCATGCACCCTTATTTTAAGTTtcgaaactcccaccctctcacaggTACGACTTGTACAGCCCTATATAAAAActatccaaaaaaccaaaaaaaaccattttaatGATTTGGACTttggaagaaaatgagagaatctATTTATCCACGATTATTCAACCTTATGATTGAACTCTCATAAACAATTAATCTCATCATTAACTTCCGTCCTTACCAATGAATATTCGAAATAATTCATTCAATTGGCAAAAACACCTCTAGTGTTAGAAACCATCATTATTGATGTTGTAAAATTCATTTCttccactaaaataaataataaaagaaaaggaatttgTACACGGTAGATTCCATGCATCATTTATTCAATAGGGGTGTGTGGGGGCTTTTATGATAATTTTGGATGGCAATAAATGGTCATCTGACAATACTTAATGCATGCCATGCATAAAAATTTCtgccaataaataaataaataaataaaacataaggATATAATATGCAATTTAGAGTTCCTTCCATGGAAGATTTTAATAATCTTAAaaatagaatttaaaaaaaatacttacatttaaaaaatataaaataatttgtgaagaaatcagaaaaataaattcctcTTCTTTGTTTAGTAGAGTGACGAAcactaaaaaatataataattataagaaaaagagagaatttcCCCCAAACAAGCACCACACCACAGTATACGTTAGTACATGAGAAAGGGGAGGGAAGGAATTGCAGACTTGCAAAGCGGCGTGGTTTTATGGTTGAAAGCATCCATGATCCATCCGATGGGTTTAGGGCAGCAAATCCCAACTACCCTTTAATTAAGAGTAAGACACCAAAAAAAGCAACCCACCTAGAAACAAATTATATGTTAATCATGAGGCCTTAATCACGGTCCGACCAAGTTAAGTTTGTTTCTTAGATTAATATAAtcattaaagggaaaaagatccccacAACGCTAAACGGCCAGAGTGGGTATTCCTTTTCATGCCCTCTTGCATGAAGAGCCGTGAGGTCAACATTGATACTCTCTCTATCCTAAAATTTGACTTGTGGATTCTCTATTGAACGAATTTGTCACCCGCTTTCTCTTTGGTATGGTTTTCCACTTAGACTAATAtataattgaaaagaaaaagatccaCACCTCGTCAAAATGGGTATTCCGTCTCACGTCTTCTCACATAATGGTCGGTGGATTCTATATTGACACACTATCTCTCCTCCGACAAAATGTGGACTCCCTATTGAACGAATTTGTCACTCGTTCTCTCATTGGTGAGGTTTCCCACTTGGActaaatgaaaggaaaaaaggtCCACACGACGTCAAAGTGGGTATTCCTTCTCACACTCTCACTCTCACATAATGAGTTGTGGGGTCTATAGTGTGACAACAaacactttctctctctttctctctcttcggACAAAATGTAGACTCCCTACTAAATGAATCTATCTCCCACCCTCTCATTGATGTAGTTTTCCATTCTTACGTTGTGAAAAACCTTTATCCATACTTGAAaggaagaaagttctctatggggTAAGTGTACCACCCATGCCTAAACACAAGGGGGGACGAATTGTatcacacacccccccccatgatgccaatgtgcACACTCTCCTGTTTGGACTGGAATTTGAGACCCTCAGAGTATTAATGGAATTATGTTTTTAAGGTGATTTATGACTTGGTTGATCTATTAGATGTAGGGTTTAAAAAATCAGATGGAAATGTCAATTCCATCCGATACAGATTGGGATAGATTGAGGCAAATATGGGGGATCCCAATTGTCTCTGATCCGACTCGGAGCAATTTTGTACAAAAACCCCTAAATGTTTGGAATATGTCAATTCTAAGGGCGATTCCGgattttaaaaccctgattAGCTGTCATCCATTCAATACTCAAAATAATGGACAGTGAacaaggatttggatcctctccgTCCTAGAGTTGAGCGGTCTTCATGTTGCGCTCAATTCATAGGCCACCATGTGGATTTGATGCAAATCTAATGATAAATTCAAAAATAGcacccaaaatttaaaaattttaagccACCCTTTATCAACCATTGAATTTACATCAAATCCACGTGATAAACTGTGAATTAATCGCAACACGATGGCCGCTCAATCCTTCAAATCCCCATGAACAGAGTAACAGACCCTTCAGCAACGAGACAGAGGAGCTCAGGAAGGACCCAAAATGTATGGCCAATAATATAACCATTGCAGAGATGTTGGAATTTGGGAACTTTGGAAGCATTGTAAGGTCACGTTTGGAGTTAAGCCACGCAAATAGCTGCAGTAGTCCTTGATTGTATAAAAAGGGTAATGAGTTGTAACCCTCATCAAAGGCCACATAACCCCAAATTATTGGACAACTGGTATTGGTGTGAACCTCATATTGATTGGAATCCAAGAAAACAGCTAAGAATCAACAACTCATGTAAGGATATTCCATCTTTTTTTAAGTTCCCATCTTCTTCTAATAGGGGAAAACAGTAGGAACACATAGATGACAAAAGATAAAGATGGTTGtagttgcagacttgcagtaGCATATTCCATCTTTTTTTAAGTTCCCATCTTCTTCTAATAGGGGAAAACAGTAGGAACACATAGATGACAAAAGATAAAGATGGTTGtagttgcagacttgcagtaGCATTGgccaattaaaaaaattaattatatgaCACCATTTCTATTTAAAGAGACAAAATGCTTTATTATATTAAATCAGCCTAAACTGCCAAGTGGTGGATTATTTAATGGGACATTTTCAAAAAATgcacaaaacaataaaattaaatagaaagaatattctctgtgccgcagcgtaggctaTATCCAAGTACATGGATTGCCTGTGctgggggcagggtgatcattgcgtCCACCCCTATGTGCCTGGATGCAGACTGCGCTGTGGCACAAAGAACAACGCTCCTTAAATGAAAGAAAGTTTTCATTCACTCATGGTATCAATTTCCAGCCTGAATTGGATGGACCAACCGAAACCGATTGCATCAGCCCAAATTGAACCTAAGCTttatcagtttggtttggtttcaattttgggATTTTAACACATTGGTGTAAATCAAAGCCAAATCAGACCAATCGATATTGGAAAAGAACTGAACCCAAAAATCAATTGATAGAAAAAGCATtaagaaaacatttttttcattAGATTTTAATGTTTATATAtgtaaaattgaaatcaaaccaGCAACAGTTCAATAATAGCACGATAGACGTCCATTAATCAAACTGATAAAAGATCGAATCGAACTGATTTAAAATCGACTTTTGGCATAATAATTCGGTTTCAATTTGGCCTAATATCAATCTAAAACCGATTCAATCCGAATGAAATCAGATCAAGCCAACCACTTATCACCCTCAATCACCATTACTCTTCCTATTTGTTGAAGATCTGAAATACCCTTCATTATTATTGACACCCATCCAAACCTAATGCAAACCatagagatggaggaggaacCTTCACCATGGCTCAAGGAAAACTGGGTCAAAGTATATtgcttcaaaataaaataataataaaactttATTAAGTTTTAAGTTTCAACTGAAGGTGTCGAAACCAAAATTATTTAACGTAAAGAAAGGGCGGAAAGGCAACAAGTGTCTTCTCCGTCTCACAGACTGGGGCACTCAGACGAataaagaagagatggaaaaatgAGAGCCATTGAGGCTTAAAGGGGCAGTCCAACTTCAAAACTCCACGTGGCACAATTCCAACTGTTCAAAACAATAATAACTCGACACGTATTTCCAGTCTTACGTGCTTTGGGTCCTTCAATTATTATTGCACAAACGATAAAAGTCTTTTGAAtcccaataaaaattaaaaaagaaatggaaaagtcTTTCAAGAACTCTAGCGTTCGCCACGCgttttgtgggggggggtggggggtgaaCCGTGACTGGCCCCAAGCGTTTGGGAACGCGGAAtttgagacttttttttttttttaatatttctcAGACCTGGATGATTTATGCAATGTCTAGAAGTGgtagtttgaaaatttttgatgAGAGTGtttgaacaataaaataatCGAAATCAGTATCTCAGCCCGTGCGTCAGCCATGCCGATTGCCGAACGTTAGATGTTaagaaaaaggccaaaaagTCCAAGAATTTATGAAATAAAAGCAAGGCTTGGCACTAGGGATTCAAAACAACGAATCAGGATCCTGATCacggttttaggtatcggtTCGGCATATGCCGTATCGGTATGACTGAAACTATTACTGATACCCGGCCATATGATATGACCCACTGACATGATTACATAAAAAGGGCAAACTTGTAAAAACACACACCAGTACAATATCTTTGAGGGCAAAACCATCTGATATGAATCATAGACATTGTATCTGTTTGATACTAATACCTAAACCATGATGTATATCAATTTAGATCCATATTGGGTTACGCTCTATTCGATCTTCATTCTTGAATCTTGTTACGATGTTTTGATATTAGATTGGTTGTATTAGTCGATTCATATTGTTATTATTGGATACATACAATGAACTAAAAAAATTGTTAAATCCTCCTAAGCAGTCAAGAAGctgtgaaaatggaggaaacCTAGAAAAGCGTTAGAACAGTTAGAACTTGGTTCTGACATGATCTATCGGTCTAATTTGTGGTGCAATATGCCTTTCTCGTTGATCCTTATTTCGTTTTCCCCCactcttaaaaagaaaaaaaaaaataaaataaaatttcatttccttCATAATTTATGGAAAGAAAGACTTTTCCTTAAATATGGTAAAGGAGAATCTCTTGACCATGGTTTTTGGAGGTGCAAAGAAAATGTACCATGCAACATTGAGGTTATTTGAccatttattttcataaatagaAAGATGTCTAGGGACCTAAGATGGTCGATGAATCTTTTATGTAAGAAAATTCTCCTTTTCAAAATATAGTTCTCATCAATAGTTGTTTAGAAAATGGTTCATAAATAGAAATGGTACTATACAAGGGGGAATCTTTGGCATGGAATGGAATCTACACACTAGTTTTGTGAGAATTTTTTTCGCATATTTTATATCTtaattatggaaaaaagaacattGTTTAATTGCGTGATTCTTGTACATAAACACAAGAGCACACAAATTTATCGTCCCACCcctatcaaataaaaaaacccattaaTGTTGACACCCATATACGTACTCTCATTGACCCCTCGACTAATGCAAGGACTACAAGACCaagcaacaatctcttgcccattattatttattaatttaagtAAGGTTCATCTTATTGTAATCAAATGGTGATATGTtgtaatcttcttttaattCCCACCCCTATTTTACAGGTTGAAATTACCTTTCCGCCCACCAACCCAATGGTACCAATGGATCCATGGTGAAAAGATTCCTTTTTCACCATAGAAGATTCCGTCAGGTCTACATAATTTGTTTTTCACCAACTTTGCTTACGTCCGGAAATTTCCTTATATAGTGTAAAGCTAGCTTATGCTTGACGATATTTTCAATATTAAAGTCTAAACGACACTTTCAATATAATAATACGAATGGGAGCGAATTAAAAAATTGTAAACAGACACAACGGTTTGCCTATATAAATCCCATCCTTCTTCTGTCTTCCTCCCCCTTTCTTTCGTCCTCCATTGTAGAAGCTTAAAAGCTTGCTCTGTATCTCCCTGCAGAAATTTTTACTTGACCTTTCTCTCTTTCGGCTTCCCCCGCACACCACTTTCTCTTTGATTTCGGCCGCTCTGTTCTGGTACGTTCTCATTCTCTTCCTTGATCGCAATTATTAGGTTTTCCAACAATAATGGATCATTAGAGTTTTCTCGCTATTTTGTTTCGATTTCGCAAATCTAAATTATTGATGCCTAGTTTATTAGGCGATCTTGATATGAAGGAGAAATGTGGATTGGATTTTCAACAACATTGGTTTCTGCCATGATGGATGATtgtataccttttttttttttttttttctcctggtTCAGTGCTTGTGATTATAGTCCTTTAATATTTCATGGTTAAAGGGCCTTTCTGGGTTAAATGTTGAGCTTTTAAGCCTTCGCAGTGATGTTCTCAAGTTTGTTTACTTTCCTATGTTTTTTCCGTTGTCATCCTGACGTTTTCTTAAAAATCCTTTACGGCTTTCGTTTTGGGATTTTTCTGATGCCTTGGGTTCTGGAAATATGATCAAATCTTGTGGATTCGATGCTTGAATTAGCAATTCGGAGTAATTGTCCAAGTGCTCTTGATTGGTTCATGGATAAGACTTTTAGGCATTTTCCATCTTCTTTTATGAATTCTGAAATTTGTATTTCTGGTTTCTCAATCTAATATTTGAGCTTTTGTAGTCTAGTTATTTATAGACTCGATAAGAATTAGTATTTCAATGTGGTTTCTGCTTAAATCTTCATTAATAGTATATGTCTGGTTCATTTAAATCTGAAGGATCTGAAACGGGATATGTGCATATGATCCTTCTATATCATGTCTTTTGGTATTTTGTTGCTCGGTGAAAACATCCtgctttctaattttattttttttctgttttaattgaaaagggaaaaaaggagTTTCATTTTCCCTAGTTTATGTGTGGATTTGGAGCCCCTGCAAATTTGCTCTCTTGATCTTTTGATTTCATAATAAAGTGAAAAATGTTGTTCTCTAGATGTAATATAAAGGTTGTAACCTGAATCAAGGTCATTTCGATATCAGGCACTGATAATTTTTAGAAGGGATAGAAATTCTGCTGATTAAAAATAGACAACTTGGCTTTTAATAGCTTGTTTGGGATTTCAGTTCATCCCCATCTTATGTCTTGGTGCTAACCTCTGACTTTTAACTTTTGAAGCTTTTATATACAAAATGGAATACGATGACCGATTTCGACAGGCTCAGAAGACCAAATATGATTGTCTACTTTTTGGTGAGTTTTTTTCTATTCAGATTGTCTTTTCAAGTTGGATTATGAATGAGGAGGATTCTAATTCAAAGTTTCTTCATTTGCAGATTTAGATGATACCCTTTATCCCTTGAATTCTGGTTTGGCAACAGAATGTCGCAAGAATATTGAAGGTATTGACTTCTATCTCTGATTATACAAACAATGTTATACTTCAACCTTTTCTCAGGTCAGTAAATGTTTTAATAACGCCCTTCTTCCAGATTATATGGCTCAAAAGCTTGGCATAGAAACAAGCAAAATCTCTGAGATGTGTAATCTACTGTACAAAAATTACGGGACAACAATGGCTGGTTTGAGGGTATGTGTTAATTCTCAATCtgttcctttatttatttatttgttactatttttaAGAATAGAAAGGATAGAACATCTGTAAAATTGCTCTAATTTTTCCCCTATTTTTAATTACATTGCAGGCAATTGGCTACGACTTCGACTATGATGACTACCACAGGCACCAATTTGTCTTCcatctatttctttatttaccACTTATGTATCTATTCTTTTAGGAGGGGCTGTAATCTTATCCTCTGGTTCTGCAGTTTTGTTCATGGACGATTGCCATATGATAGGCTGAAACCTGACCCTGTTTTAAGGAACCTTCTACTGAGCTTGCCTCTGCAGAAAGTTGTAAGTTGCCTTGTAACCGAATCAAAAGAATAGTTTAACTGCAAAACTGTCACAATTATGACCATCTTTCTGTTGATGAAACAGATATTCACGAATGCAGACAGGGTACATGCAGCTAAAGTTCTTGGCAGACTTGGGTTGGAGGATTGTTTTGAAGGAGTTATATGCTTCGAAACTTTGAATCCAATGAACAAGAACAATGTTTCTTCAGATGACAAGGTGGATTCCATGTTTGGCGGTTCGGTATCAACTACTACTGGCTGTGAGCCTTTTGACATCATTGGGCATTTTGCTCAAACTAATGCTGGGTCACAAGTACTGCCCAAGACACCAATTCTCTGCAAACCATCTGAAGTTGCCATTGAACAAGCCCTCAAGATAGCCAACATTGATCCTCAGAGAACGGTATGTTGATTAACTAGGTGATTAAAGAGAAAATTGTGGATGTGAATGAAATAAGGATGCAAAATGGTTTCTACCAGTGGATTAACTGGTGTACCAAGAGAAAGGTAGCCATAAGAATCCCCCCATGTCCCCGATGGTGGAAACTAATTCTTTATTGGTTAGTATGCTGTAGGGAGCCTGGTGTGTGGGCTTTGGCAATGGAGAGTGCACGACCTTTCATTTCTTCTGAATTATTTACAGGATAAGGCAATCATCAATTATGGGCTAATTGCActatatcttttttcttttcttccagaTTTTCTTCGATGACAGTGTTCGTAACATACAGTCTGGAAAATGTGTTGGTCTCCACACTGTGCTGGTAAGCCAATTAGGAATCTGAAGAGAGGCTTAATGTCTC
This window encodes:
- the LOC122652712 gene encoding suppressor of disruption of TFIIS-like, with the protein product MEYDDRFRQAQKTKYDCLLFDLDDTLYPLNSGLATECRKNIEDYMAQKLGIETSKISEMCNLLYKNYGTTMAGLRAIGYDFDYDDYHSFVHGRLPYDRLKPDPVLRNLLLSLPLQKVIFTNADRVHAAKVLGRLGLEDCFEGVICFETLNPMNKNNVSSDDKVDSMFGGSVSTTTGCEPFDIIGHFAQTNAGSQVLPKTPILCKPSEVAIEQALKIANIDPQRTIFFDDSVRNIQSGKCVGLHTVLVGTSQRTKGADFALESIHNIREALPELWEVEEKSEVRYSGEIAIETSVTA